A single region of the Brienomyrus brachyistius isolate T26 chromosome 10, BBRACH_0.4, whole genome shotgun sequence genome encodes:
- the neurl1b gene encoding E3 ubiquitin-protein ligase NEURL1B isoform X4, with amino-acid sequence MGNTTPKPLIDANLQYRPVAGRHYYTLPGNSIERRVLPPPLSFSIEPPRFHPHAKGKNIRLDSQLRRAARKSSFCNGVTFSQRPVRLYEKVRLRLSGVHSGWSGALRFGFTSLDPGELAAADIPKYACPDLVTRPGYWAKALPERLALRDNVLAFWADRHGRVFYSINEGEPVLFHCSLNVGSPLWAIIDIYGITQEVTLLESTFADSMSSSRLSAARLSAYLPQSNHDSANYSNNQLETNQAAAAKMATLQLGHCNQLIPCCSPPSSSAVSAGGPRSPRGPPSPLDTELHFHPVRGSDVILSADRSSACIHFLDSSRTLVFSERPLRVGETLFVQAGHLGLPYFGALLFGVTSCDPGTLRPSDLPADPDVLLDRKEYWVVYRGIPTPSSGDVLSFTLLSNGEVHHSVNGAARGRLLCVDASQVLWVFFTLHGAINRLRILGTVQSSPISSSPSSSPGGTPDDSDSDLAFSVNRSSSASESSLVTAPSSPLSPPLSPAFSPLELPLTSRNGECTVCFDQEVDTVIYTCGHMCLCNDCGLKLKKQISACCPICRRPIKDVIKTYRP; translated from the exons ATGGGGAATACTACACCGAAACCACTTATAG ATGCTAACCTGCAGTACCGTCCAGTGGCCGGCAGGCATTACTACACGCTACCCGGCAACAGCATCGAGCGCCGTGTGCTGCCACCGCCGCTCAGCTTCAGCATCGAGCCTCCCCGCTTCCACCCGCATGCCAAGGGCAAGAACATCCGGCTGGACTCGCAGCTGCGGCGGGCAGCGCGTAAGAGCAGCTTCTGCAATGGCGTCACCTTCAGCCAGCGGCCGGTGCGGCTCTACGAGAAGGTGCGTCTGCGCCTGTCCGGCGTGCACAGCGGCTGGAGCGGCGCACTGCGCTTCGGCTTCACCAGCCTGGACCCCGGCGAGCTGGCCGCCGCTGACATCCCCAAGTACGCCTGTCCGGACCTGGTGACCCGGCCCGGCTACTGGGCCAAGGCGCTGCCCGAGAGGCTGGCGCTCAGGGACAACGTGTTGGCCTTCTGGGCCGACCGACACGGCAGGGTCTTCTACAGCATCAACGAGGGCGAGCCCGTGCTCTTCCACTGCAGCCTGAATGTCGGCTCCCCCCTCTGGGCCATCATCGACATCTACGGCATCACGCAGGAGGTCACGCTGCTCG agagcaCCTTTGCCGACAGCATGAGCTCAAGCCGCCTCAGCGCTGCCCGCCTCAGCGCCTACCTGCCGCAGAGCAATCACGACTCGGCCAACTACAGCAACAACCAGCTGGAGACCAATCAGGCAGCGGCCGCCAAAATGGCCACACTGCAGCTTGGCCACTGCAACCAGCTCATCCCCTGCTGTTCACCGCCGTCCTCGTCTGCCGTGTCAGCCGGTGGGCCCCGGTCCCCGCGGGGCCCACCCTCCCCACTGGACACCGAGCTGCACTTCCACCCAGTGCGAGGCTCCGACGTCATCCTGTCGGCAGACCGCTCGTCGGCCTGCATCCACTTCCTGGACAGCAGTCGGACTCTGGTGTTCAGCGAGCGCCCACTGCGTGTGGGCGAGACGCTTTTCGTGCAGGCAGGCCACCTGGGCCTGCCCTACTTCGGAGCGCTCCTCTTCGGCGTGACCTCCTGTGACCCCGGCACCCTTCGCCCCAGTGACCTGCCCGCCGACCCTGATGTTCTCCTGGATCGTAAGGAGTACTGGGTGGTGTACCGGGGCATCCCTACACCCAGCTCAGGTGACGTGCTCAGCTTCACGCTGCTGTCCAACGGGGAGGTTCACCACAGCGTCAACGGTGCAGCACGAGGGCGCCTGCTCTGCGTTGATGCCTCTCAGGTCCTGTGGGTCTTCTTCACTCTCCACGGCGCCATCAACCGCCTGCGCATCCTTG GGACGGTGCAGTCCAGTCCCATCTCCAGCTCCCCGTCGAGCTCACCGGGCGGAACCCCAGATGACAGCGACTCGGACCTAGCATTCAGTGTGAACCGGTCCTCATCAGCTTCAGAATCCTCACTGG TGACAGCCCCCAGCTCGCCTCTGAGCCCCCCCCTGTCGCCGGCCTTCTCCCCACTGGAGCTGCCCCTGACCAGCAGGAACGGCGAGTGCACCGTGTGCTTCGACCAGGAGGTGGACACCGTCATTTACACCTGCGGACACATGTGCCTCTGCAACGACTGCGGCCTCAAGCTGAAGAAGCAGATCAGCGCCTGCTGCCCCATCTGCCGCAGGCCCATCAAGGACGTCATCAAGACGTACCGGCCGTGA
- the neurl1b gene encoding E3 ubiquitin-protein ligase NEURL1B isoform X2: protein MRTVCGSSKDRVGKHQCGVFQLQQNANLQYRPVAGRHYYTLPGNSIERRVLPPPLSFSIEPPRFHPHAKGKNIRLDSQLRRAARKSSFCNGVTFSQRPVRLYEKVRLRLSGVHSGWSGALRFGFTSLDPGELAAADIPKYACPDLVTRPGYWAKALPERLALRDNVLAFWADRHGRVFYSINEGEPVLFHCSLNVGSPLWAIIDIYGITQEVTLLESTFADSMSSSRLSAARLSAYLPQSNHDSANYSNNQLETNQAAAAKMATLQLGHCNQLIPCCSPPSSSAVSAGGPRSPRGPPSPLDTELHFHPVRGSDVILSADRSSACIHFLDSSRTLVFSERPLRVGETLFVQAGHLGLPYFGALLFGVTSCDPGTLRPSDLPADPDVLLDRKEYWVVYRGIPTPSSGDVLSFTLLSNGEVHHSVNGAARGRLLCVDASQVLWVFFTLHGAINRLRILGTVQSSPISSSPSSSPGGTPDDSDSDLAFSVNRSSSASESSLVTAPSSPLSPPLSPAFSPLELPLTSRNGECTVCFDQEVDTVIYTCGHMCLCNDCGLKLKKQISACCPICRRPIKDVIKTYRP from the exons atgcggactgtctgtgggtcctcgaaggaccgggttgggaaacaccagTGTGGAGTATTTCAGCTGCAGCAGA ATGCTAACCTGCAGTACCGTCCAGTGGCCGGCAGGCATTACTACACGCTACCCGGCAACAGCATCGAGCGCCGTGTGCTGCCACCGCCGCTCAGCTTCAGCATCGAGCCTCCCCGCTTCCACCCGCATGCCAAGGGCAAGAACATCCGGCTGGACTCGCAGCTGCGGCGGGCAGCGCGTAAGAGCAGCTTCTGCAATGGCGTCACCTTCAGCCAGCGGCCGGTGCGGCTCTACGAGAAGGTGCGTCTGCGCCTGTCCGGCGTGCACAGCGGCTGGAGCGGCGCACTGCGCTTCGGCTTCACCAGCCTGGACCCCGGCGAGCTGGCCGCCGCTGACATCCCCAAGTACGCCTGTCCGGACCTGGTGACCCGGCCCGGCTACTGGGCCAAGGCGCTGCCCGAGAGGCTGGCGCTCAGGGACAACGTGTTGGCCTTCTGGGCCGACCGACACGGCAGGGTCTTCTACAGCATCAACGAGGGCGAGCCCGTGCTCTTCCACTGCAGCCTGAATGTCGGCTCCCCCCTCTGGGCCATCATCGACATCTACGGCATCACGCAGGAGGTCACGCTGCTCG agagcaCCTTTGCCGACAGCATGAGCTCAAGCCGCCTCAGCGCTGCCCGCCTCAGCGCCTACCTGCCGCAGAGCAATCACGACTCGGCCAACTACAGCAACAACCAGCTGGAGACCAATCAGGCAGCGGCCGCCAAAATGGCCACACTGCAGCTTGGCCACTGCAACCAGCTCATCCCCTGCTGTTCACCGCCGTCCTCGTCTGCCGTGTCAGCCGGTGGGCCCCGGTCCCCGCGGGGCCCACCCTCCCCACTGGACACCGAGCTGCACTTCCACCCAGTGCGAGGCTCCGACGTCATCCTGTCGGCAGACCGCTCGTCGGCCTGCATCCACTTCCTGGACAGCAGTCGGACTCTGGTGTTCAGCGAGCGCCCACTGCGTGTGGGCGAGACGCTTTTCGTGCAGGCAGGCCACCTGGGCCTGCCCTACTTCGGAGCGCTCCTCTTCGGCGTGACCTCCTGTGACCCCGGCACCCTTCGCCCCAGTGACCTGCCCGCCGACCCTGATGTTCTCCTGGATCGTAAGGAGTACTGGGTGGTGTACCGGGGCATCCCTACACCCAGCTCAGGTGACGTGCTCAGCTTCACGCTGCTGTCCAACGGGGAGGTTCACCACAGCGTCAACGGTGCAGCACGAGGGCGCCTGCTCTGCGTTGATGCCTCTCAGGTCCTGTGGGTCTTCTTCACTCTCCACGGCGCCATCAACCGCCTGCGCATCCTTG GGACGGTGCAGTCCAGTCCCATCTCCAGCTCCCCGTCGAGCTCACCGGGCGGAACCCCAGATGACAGCGACTCGGACCTAGCATTCAGTGTGAACCGGTCCTCATCAGCTTCAGAATCCTCACTGG TGACAGCCCCCAGCTCGCCTCTGAGCCCCCCCCTGTCGCCGGCCTTCTCCCCACTGGAGCTGCCCCTGACCAGCAGGAACGGCGAGTGCACCGTGTGCTTCGACCAGGAGGTGGACACCGTCATTTACACCTGCGGACACATGTGCCTCTGCAACGACTGCGGCCTCAAGCTGAAGAAGCAGATCAGCGCCTGCTGCCCCATCTGCCGCAGGCCCATCAAGGACGTCATCAAGACGTACCGGCCGTGA
- the neurl1b gene encoding E3 ubiquitin-protein ligase NEURL1B isoform X1 has translation MGNTESSQFIRQPSLYEMTFQVKGNRWKRSVCADANLQYRPVAGRHYYTLPGNSIERRVLPPPLSFSIEPPRFHPHAKGKNIRLDSQLRRAARKSSFCNGVTFSQRPVRLYEKVRLRLSGVHSGWSGALRFGFTSLDPGELAAADIPKYACPDLVTRPGYWAKALPERLALRDNVLAFWADRHGRVFYSINEGEPVLFHCSLNVGSPLWAIIDIYGITQEVTLLESTFADSMSSSRLSAARLSAYLPQSNHDSANYSNNQLETNQAAAAKMATLQLGHCNQLIPCCSPPSSSAVSAGGPRSPRGPPSPLDTELHFHPVRGSDVILSADRSSACIHFLDSSRTLVFSERPLRVGETLFVQAGHLGLPYFGALLFGVTSCDPGTLRPSDLPADPDVLLDRKEYWVVYRGIPTPSSGDVLSFTLLSNGEVHHSVNGAARGRLLCVDASQVLWVFFTLHGAINRLRILGTVQSSPISSSPSSSPGGTPDDSDSDLAFSVNRSSSASESSLVTAPSSPLSPPLSPAFSPLELPLTSRNGECTVCFDQEVDTVIYTCGHMCLCNDCGLKLKKQISACCPICRRPIKDVIKTYRP, from the exons ATGCTAACCTGCAGTACCGTCCAGTGGCCGGCAGGCATTACTACACGCTACCCGGCAACAGCATCGAGCGCCGTGTGCTGCCACCGCCGCTCAGCTTCAGCATCGAGCCTCCCCGCTTCCACCCGCATGCCAAGGGCAAGAACATCCGGCTGGACTCGCAGCTGCGGCGGGCAGCGCGTAAGAGCAGCTTCTGCAATGGCGTCACCTTCAGCCAGCGGCCGGTGCGGCTCTACGAGAAGGTGCGTCTGCGCCTGTCCGGCGTGCACAGCGGCTGGAGCGGCGCACTGCGCTTCGGCTTCACCAGCCTGGACCCCGGCGAGCTGGCCGCCGCTGACATCCCCAAGTACGCCTGTCCGGACCTGGTGACCCGGCCCGGCTACTGGGCCAAGGCGCTGCCCGAGAGGCTGGCGCTCAGGGACAACGTGTTGGCCTTCTGGGCCGACCGACACGGCAGGGTCTTCTACAGCATCAACGAGGGCGAGCCCGTGCTCTTCCACTGCAGCCTGAATGTCGGCTCCCCCCTCTGGGCCATCATCGACATCTACGGCATCACGCAGGAGGTCACGCTGCTCG agagcaCCTTTGCCGACAGCATGAGCTCAAGCCGCCTCAGCGCTGCCCGCCTCAGCGCCTACCTGCCGCAGAGCAATCACGACTCGGCCAACTACAGCAACAACCAGCTGGAGACCAATCAGGCAGCGGCCGCCAAAATGGCCACACTGCAGCTTGGCCACTGCAACCAGCTCATCCCCTGCTGTTCACCGCCGTCCTCGTCTGCCGTGTCAGCCGGTGGGCCCCGGTCCCCGCGGGGCCCACCCTCCCCACTGGACACCGAGCTGCACTTCCACCCAGTGCGAGGCTCCGACGTCATCCTGTCGGCAGACCGCTCGTCGGCCTGCATCCACTTCCTGGACAGCAGTCGGACTCTGGTGTTCAGCGAGCGCCCACTGCGTGTGGGCGAGACGCTTTTCGTGCAGGCAGGCCACCTGGGCCTGCCCTACTTCGGAGCGCTCCTCTTCGGCGTGACCTCCTGTGACCCCGGCACCCTTCGCCCCAGTGACCTGCCCGCCGACCCTGATGTTCTCCTGGATCGTAAGGAGTACTGGGTGGTGTACCGGGGCATCCCTACACCCAGCTCAGGTGACGTGCTCAGCTTCACGCTGCTGTCCAACGGGGAGGTTCACCACAGCGTCAACGGTGCAGCACGAGGGCGCCTGCTCTGCGTTGATGCCTCTCAGGTCCTGTGGGTCTTCTTCACTCTCCACGGCGCCATCAACCGCCTGCGCATCCTTG GGACGGTGCAGTCCAGTCCCATCTCCAGCTCCCCGTCGAGCTCACCGGGCGGAACCCCAGATGACAGCGACTCGGACCTAGCATTCAGTGTGAACCGGTCCTCATCAGCTTCAGAATCCTCACTGG TGACAGCCCCCAGCTCGCCTCTGAGCCCCCCCCTGTCGCCGGCCTTCTCCCCACTGGAGCTGCCCCTGACCAGCAGGAACGGCGAGTGCACCGTGTGCTTCGACCAGGAGGTGGACACCGTCATTTACACCTGCGGACACATGTGCCTCTGCAACGACTGCGGCCTCAAGCTGAAGAAGCAGATCAGCGCCTGCTGCCCCATCTGCCGCAGGCCCATCAAGGACGTCATCAAGACGTACCGGCCGTGA
- the LOC125750536 gene encoding keratin, type I cytoskeletal 9-like isoform X2, which yields MYNVSRTDHNIINDKNMGWHGGTVGRIVCSPLQGWHGGSVGRTVCSALQGWHGGSVGRTVCSPLQGWHGGTVGRTVCSPLQGWHGGTVGRTVCSPLQGWHGGTVGRTVCSPLQGWHGGSVGRIVCSPLQGWHGGSVGRIVCSPLQGWHGGSVGRTVCSPLQGWHGGTVGRIVCSPLQGWHGGSVGHTVCSPLQGWHGGTVGRTVRSPLQGWHGGTVGRTVRSPLQGWHGGTVGRIVCSALQGWHGGTVGRTVCSPLQGWHGGPVGRTVRSPLQGWHGGSVGRTVRSPQQGWHGGLAGRTIFLPLSISGCAPAYSGHYAEM from the exons ATGTACAATGTGTCCAGGACTGATCATAATATTATTAATGATAAAAACATGGGTTggcatggtggcacagtgggtCGCATAGTTTGCTCACCACTGCAGGgttggcatggtggctcagtgggtcgcACCGTTTGCTCAGCACTGCAGGgttggcatggtggctcagtgggtcgcACCGTTTGCTCACCACTGCAGGGTTggcatggtggcacagtgggtCGCACCGTTTGCTCACCACTGCAGGGTTggcatggtggcacagtgggtCGCACCGTTTGCTCACCACTGCAGGGTTggcatggtggcacagtgggtCGCACAGTTTGCTCACCACTGCAGGgttggcatggtggctcagtgggtcgcATAGTTTGCTCACCACTGCAGGgttggcatggtggctcagtgg gTCGCATAGTTTGCTCACCACTGCAGGgttggcatggtggctcagtgggtcgcACAGTTTGCTCACCACTGCAGGGTTggcatggtggcacagtgggtCGCATAGTTTGCTCACCACTGCAGGgttggcatggtggctcagtgggtcacaCAGTTTGCTCACCACTGCAGGGTTggcatggtggcacagtgggtCGCACCGTTCGCTCACCACTGCAGGGTTggcatggtggcacagtgggtCGCACCGTTCGCTCACCACTGCAGGGTTggcatggtggcacagtgggtCGCATAGTTTGCTCAGCACTGCAGGGTTggcatggtggcacagtgggtCGCACCGTTTGCTCACCACTGCAGGGTTGGCATGGTGGCCCAGTGGGTCGCACCGTTCGCTCACCACTGCAGGgttggcatggtggctcagtgggtcgcACCGTTCGCTCACCACAGCAGGGTTGGCATGGTGGCTTGGCGGGTCGTACCATTTTCTTGCCACTATCCATCTCTGGGTGTGCCCCTGCTTATTCTGGGCACTATGCTGAAATGTAA
- the LOC125750536 gene encoding keratin, type I cytoskeletal 9-like isoform X1 — MYNVSRTDHNIINDKNMGWHGGTVGRIVCSPLQGWHGGSVGRTVCSALQGWHGGSVGRTVCSPLQGWHGGTVGRTVCSPLQGWHGGTVGRTVCSPLQGWHGGTVGRTVCSPLQGWHGGSVGRIVCSPLQGWHGGSVGRTVCSPLQGWHGGSVGRIVCSPLQGWHGGSVGRTVCSPLQGWHGGTVGRIVCSPLQGWHGGSVGHTVCSPLQGWHGGTVGRTVRSPLQGWHGGTVGRTVRSPLQGWHGGTVGRIVCSALQGWHGGTVGRTVCSPLQGWHGGPVGRTVRSPLQGWHGGSVGRTVRSPQQGWHGGLAGRTIFLPLSISGCAPAYSGHYAEM; from the exons ATGTACAATGTGTCCAGGACTGATCATAATATTATTAATGATAAAAACATGGGTTggcatggtggcacagtgggtCGCATAGTTTGCTCACCACTGCAGGgttggcatggtggctcagtgggtcgcACCGTTTGCTCAGCACTGCAGGgttggcatggtggctcagtgggtcgcACCGTTTGCTCACCACTGCAGGGTTggcatggtggcacagtgggtCGCACCGTTTGCTCACCACTGCAGGGTTggcatggtggcacagtgggtCGCACCGTTTGCTCACCACTGCAGGGTTggcatggtggcacagtgggtCGCACAGTTTGCTCACCACTGCAGGgttggcatggtggctcagtgggtcgcATAGTTTGCTCACCACTGCAGGgttggcatggtggctcagtgggtcgcACAGTTTGCTCACCACTGCAGGgttggcatggtggctcagtgg gTCGCATAGTTTGCTCACCACTGCAGGgttggcatggtggctcagtgggtcgcACAGTTTGCTCACCACTGCAGGGTTggcatggtggcacagtgggtCGCATAGTTTGCTCACCACTGCAGGgttggcatggtggctcagtgggtcacaCAGTTTGCTCACCACTGCAGGGTTggcatggtggcacagtgggtCGCACCGTTCGCTCACCACTGCAGGGTTggcatggtggcacagtgggtCGCACCGTTCGCTCACCACTGCAGGGTTggcatggtggcacagtgggtCGCATAGTTTGCTCAGCACTGCAGGGTTggcatggtggcacagtgggtCGCACCGTTTGCTCACCACTGCAGGGTTGGCATGGTGGCCCAGTGGGTCGCACCGTTCGCTCACCACTGCAGGgttggcatggtggctcagtgggtcgcACCGTTCGCTCACCACAGCAGGGTTGGCATGGTGGCTTGGCGGGTCGTACCATTTTCTTGCCACTATCCATCTCTGGGTGTGCCCCTGCTTATTCTGGGCACTATGCTGAAATGTAA
- the neurl1b gene encoding E3 ubiquitin-protein ligase NEURL1B isoform X3, translated as MAAKAGIRMDCKCSPEREDANLQYRPVAGRHYYTLPGNSIERRVLPPPLSFSIEPPRFHPHAKGKNIRLDSQLRRAARKSSFCNGVTFSQRPVRLYEKVRLRLSGVHSGWSGALRFGFTSLDPGELAAADIPKYACPDLVTRPGYWAKALPERLALRDNVLAFWADRHGRVFYSINEGEPVLFHCSLNVGSPLWAIIDIYGITQEVTLLESTFADSMSSSRLSAARLSAYLPQSNHDSANYSNNQLETNQAAAAKMATLQLGHCNQLIPCCSPPSSSAVSAGGPRSPRGPPSPLDTELHFHPVRGSDVILSADRSSACIHFLDSSRTLVFSERPLRVGETLFVQAGHLGLPYFGALLFGVTSCDPGTLRPSDLPADPDVLLDRKEYWVVYRGIPTPSSGDVLSFTLLSNGEVHHSVNGAARGRLLCVDASQVLWVFFTLHGAINRLRILGTVQSSPISSSPSSSPGGTPDDSDSDLAFSVNRSSSASESSLVTAPSSPLSPPLSPAFSPLELPLTSRNGECTVCFDQEVDTVIYTCGHMCLCNDCGLKLKKQISACCPICRRPIKDVIKTYRP; from the exons ATGCTAACCTGCAGTACCGTCCAGTGGCCGGCAGGCATTACTACACGCTACCCGGCAACAGCATCGAGCGCCGTGTGCTGCCACCGCCGCTCAGCTTCAGCATCGAGCCTCCCCGCTTCCACCCGCATGCCAAGGGCAAGAACATCCGGCTGGACTCGCAGCTGCGGCGGGCAGCGCGTAAGAGCAGCTTCTGCAATGGCGTCACCTTCAGCCAGCGGCCGGTGCGGCTCTACGAGAAGGTGCGTCTGCGCCTGTCCGGCGTGCACAGCGGCTGGAGCGGCGCACTGCGCTTCGGCTTCACCAGCCTGGACCCCGGCGAGCTGGCCGCCGCTGACATCCCCAAGTACGCCTGTCCGGACCTGGTGACCCGGCCCGGCTACTGGGCCAAGGCGCTGCCCGAGAGGCTGGCGCTCAGGGACAACGTGTTGGCCTTCTGGGCCGACCGACACGGCAGGGTCTTCTACAGCATCAACGAGGGCGAGCCCGTGCTCTTCCACTGCAGCCTGAATGTCGGCTCCCCCCTCTGGGCCATCATCGACATCTACGGCATCACGCAGGAGGTCACGCTGCTCG agagcaCCTTTGCCGACAGCATGAGCTCAAGCCGCCTCAGCGCTGCCCGCCTCAGCGCCTACCTGCCGCAGAGCAATCACGACTCGGCCAACTACAGCAACAACCAGCTGGAGACCAATCAGGCAGCGGCCGCCAAAATGGCCACACTGCAGCTTGGCCACTGCAACCAGCTCATCCCCTGCTGTTCACCGCCGTCCTCGTCTGCCGTGTCAGCCGGTGGGCCCCGGTCCCCGCGGGGCCCACCCTCCCCACTGGACACCGAGCTGCACTTCCACCCAGTGCGAGGCTCCGACGTCATCCTGTCGGCAGACCGCTCGTCGGCCTGCATCCACTTCCTGGACAGCAGTCGGACTCTGGTGTTCAGCGAGCGCCCACTGCGTGTGGGCGAGACGCTTTTCGTGCAGGCAGGCCACCTGGGCCTGCCCTACTTCGGAGCGCTCCTCTTCGGCGTGACCTCCTGTGACCCCGGCACCCTTCGCCCCAGTGACCTGCCCGCCGACCCTGATGTTCTCCTGGATCGTAAGGAGTACTGGGTGGTGTACCGGGGCATCCCTACACCCAGCTCAGGTGACGTGCTCAGCTTCACGCTGCTGTCCAACGGGGAGGTTCACCACAGCGTCAACGGTGCAGCACGAGGGCGCCTGCTCTGCGTTGATGCCTCTCAGGTCCTGTGGGTCTTCTTCACTCTCCACGGCGCCATCAACCGCCTGCGCATCCTTG GGACGGTGCAGTCCAGTCCCATCTCCAGCTCCCCGTCGAGCTCACCGGGCGGAACCCCAGATGACAGCGACTCGGACCTAGCATTCAGTGTGAACCGGTCCTCATCAGCTTCAGAATCCTCACTGG TGACAGCCCCCAGCTCGCCTCTGAGCCCCCCCCTGTCGCCGGCCTTCTCCCCACTGGAGCTGCCCCTGACCAGCAGGAACGGCGAGTGCACCGTGTGCTTCGACCAGGAGGTGGACACCGTCATTTACACCTGCGGACACATGTGCCTCTGCAACGACTGCGGCCTCAAGCTGAAGAAGCAGATCAGCGCCTGCTGCCCCATCTGCCGCAGGCCCATCAAGGACGTCATCAAGACGTACCGGCCGTGA